A genomic window from Henningerozyma blattae CBS 6284 chromosome 3, complete genome includes:
- the TBLA0C07280 gene encoding uncharacterized protein → MASNHFINDKSKEDLVFDESSIDDSLIENNTINDNISIFEVKKIFLRILIKPIELIFNFYKFFIIKFKNNKLKFISISIFLTLLNFILGFAFSSNDGKNLNFNNMNIYNLNFKNLKSINDKNTNFYIYNTYISNWLKGNNVYSKRDLLNVDINPFLKFKDFKNSPISNKIRKEQYLKMDVNGYVSNIKLPAPIDSKNQNHHGIKQNSIIDENENINNKNDYGRLDTLFYNNFFLNGKYSTSLASILNDSKLIDCDTLRYENEISYSKERILIQDSLFDIREQVLGRDDPLSKWTFHDNEKDKSVDEVVRTHWGKFGSATIWLETEQCYITVTRVMYSSRGLKSAPDVSMIRAQAFDKYWHEIKGKKIRKIDVELPDDIEIQLANIDKEFDQLISCESLFENDSNQYKSCIAKNKEITDNINDRKNKITDSYYITYPTVYQFPFNPRGYLRGPEDPRIILRKNGDKQEPVVVFNMDNGDGRRMYGFLPHRAFDNFVHFYLREDKNSVQKNWTPFFTEEDIETVSDVSPGTIHFIRRFAPFEVVQCSLLDGVCDMVYKSEFLNDPAGHNFGIVRGGTQMVPLPDIIPKIFGKQMWIGFTKLHLDKCGCGERFYRPMLTLLVEKDGVYNQDLIVPSMDFQTDVLSWDRVSTECKEYNVMSPNSIAAWDVVGQDPKTRKFDDFLIFSYSEADAVSKVITVRGILDYILNIYSQKDIEEDFIQSDDTDFIFMNSFECLHEEAKNICKAYGEKHKQYLGK, encoded by the coding sequence atggcttcaaatcattttattaatgataaatctAAGGAAGATTTAGTATTCGACGAATCTAGTATAGATGATTCActtatagaaaataatactatcAATGACAATATCTCAATATttgaagttaaaaaaatttttttaagaattttaattaaaccaattgaactcatctttaatttttataaattctttataattaaatttaaaaataataaattaaaattcatatcaatatcaatttttttaactctattgaattttattttaggttttgctttttcttcaaatgatggcaaaaatttaaatttcaataatatgaatatttataatttgaattttaaaaatttgaaatcaataaatgataaaaatacaaatttctatatttataaCACTTACATTTCAAATTGGTTAAAAGGTAATAATGTCTATAGTAAAAGAGATCTTTTAAATGTAGATATTAATCcctttttaaaatttaaagactttaaaaattctccaatttcaaataaaattagaaaagaaCAATATCTCAAGATGGATGTAAATGGTTatgtttcaaatattaagtTACCAGCACCAATTGattcaaaaaatcaaaatcatcatGGTATTAAgcaaaattcaataattgatgaaaatgaaaatattaataataaaaacgATTATGGAAGATTAGACACGTTATTTtataacaatttttttctaaatggGAAATATTCAACAAGTTTAGcttcaatattaaatgattcaaaattaattgattgtGATACTTTAAgatatgaaaatgaaatctcatattctaaagaaagaattttaattcaagaTAGCTTATTTGATATTAGAGAACAAGTATTGGGAAGAGATGATCCTCTTTCCAAATGGACTTTCcatgataatgaaaaagataaatctGTAGATGAAGTAGTAAGAACTCATTGGGGTAAATTCGGTTCTGCAACCATTTGGCTAGAGACTGAACAATGCTATATTACAGTAACAAGAGTAATGTATTCTTCAAGAGGATTGAAATCTGCTCCTGATGTATCTATGATAAGAGCTCAAgcttttgataaatattgGCATGAAATTAaagggaaaaaaattagaaaaatagaCGTTGAATTACCTGACGATATTGAAATTCAATTAGCCaatattgataaagaatttgatcAATTAATAAGCTGTGAATCtctttttgaaaatgattcaaatcAATATAAAAGTTGTATtgctaaaaataaagaaatcacagataatattaatgatcgtaaaaataaaataactgattcttattatattacTTATCCAACTGTTTACCAATTTCCATTCAATCCTCGTGGCTATTTAAGAGGGCCTGAAGATCCAAGAATAATTCTTAGAAAAAATGGAGATAAACAAGAACCAGTAGTTGTATTTAATATGGATAACGGTGATGGAAGAAGAATGTATGGTTTCTTACCTCATAGAgcttttgataattttgtacatttttatttaagagaagataaaaattcCGTTCAAAAGAATTGGACTCCATTTTTCACAGaagaagatattgaaaCAGTTTCTGACGTTTCACCGGGAACTATTCATTTCATTAGAAGATTTGCTCCATTTGAGGTGGTACAATgttcattattagatgGTGTTTGCGATATGGTATACAAATCTGAATTCTTAAATGATCCTGCAGGCCATAATTTTGGTATTGTACGCGGTGGAACTCAAATGGTTCCTTTACCTGATATCattccaaaaatttttgGGAAACAGATGTGGATTggatttacaaaattacATTTAGATAAATGTGGTTGCGGAGAAAGATTTTATAGACCAATGCTAACATTATTAGTAGAAAAAGATGGTGTTTATAATCAAGATTTAATCGTCCCATCGATGGACTTCCAGACTGATGTATTGAGTTGGGATAGGGTTTCAACTGAATGCAAAGAGTACAATGTAATGTCCCCCAATTCAATTGCTGCTTGGGATGTAGTTGGCCAAGATCCAAAAACTAGAAAATTCgatgattttttaatattctcCTACAGTGAAGCAGATGCAGTCTCTAAAGTAATTACCGTAAGAGGAATCTTggattatattttaaacataTATTCTCAAAAAGATATCGAGGAAGATTTCATCCAATCCGATGACACtgattttatctttatgaATTCTTTTGAATGTCTACATGAAGAAGCAAAGAATATCTGTAAAGCTTATGGTGAAAAGCATAAACAATATTTAGGCaaataa